GGTGGTCAGCGACGGCGTGCTGCCGCTTCCGACCGCGATGCTGGCGCACAACGCGGACCCTGCCGTCCGCGCGGCTTGGCTGGACGACATGTTCCTGCCGCCGGAAGCCTTCGACTGGTCGCTGAACGTGGTCATGGTGCGAAGCGGCGGGCGGACCATCCTCATCGACGCCGGACTGGGTCTGGACCCGGACCTGAACCTGCCGCGCGCCGGGCAGCTCATCCGGCGACTGGCGTCGGCCGGGATCGATCTCGCCTCCGTCACCGACGTGGTGCTGACCCACCTGCACATGGACCACGTCGGCGGGCTGCTCGTCGACGGGGTGAAGGAACGGTTGCGGCCGGACCTGCGGATCCACGTGGCCGCGGCAGAGGTCGAGTTCTGGGAGGCACCCGATTTCACCCACGCCGTCATGCCGCCGGGGTTCCCGGACGCGCTGAGGGCGACCGCCCGGCGGTTCGTGAACGAGTACCGAAGCCGGTTGCGCCCGTTCGACGACGAGCGCGAGATCGCGCCGGGCGTCGTCGTTCGCCGCACCGGTGGTCACACCCCCGGGCACAGCGTGGTCCGCCTGGCATCGGGTGGCGACCGGCTGACGTTCGCCGGCGACGCCGTGTTCGCGGTCGGGTTCGAGCATCCGGACTGGCACAACGGGTTCGAGCACGACCCGGAAGAGGCGGCCCGCGTTCGGATCCGCCTCTTGACCGAGCTCGCGGCGACCGGCGAACAGCTCGTGGCGACGCACCTGCCGTTCCCCTCGGTCGGCCGGGTCGCCGTGGAGGGTGATCATTTTCGCTGGGTCCCGGCCTTCTGGGACTACTGACCGACTGACGGACCGGAATCGAAAGGGCGCGGCCTCGTGGTTCACGAGGCCGCGCTCCTTTTTGCAGGTTTCCCGCCGGGTTCCGGGTCCGGCTGACGCAATGGCGCGTGGGACATGGTGGCGAGGAACGCGTCGGCAGGCGCCGGCCAAGCGGGTCTCGAGCGGCGCCATCGGGTGACGCCGCTCCGCTTCGTGCGTGTCAGTCGAGACCGGCCTTCGCCAGCCCGTAGGTCTCGTCGTACGCACCGGGGACCGGGCGGAAGGCGACATTCAGCCGGTTCCAGGCGTTGATCGCGACGACGACGAACGTCAGATCGACGATCTCCTTCTCCGAAAGCTGGGTGCGGACACGCCCGTAGGTGTCGTCCGGCACGCCGCCGTCGGGCATCCTGGTCAGAACCTCGGCCCAAGCGAGCGCGGCGCGCTCACGCGGCGTGAAGAGGTTCGACTCGCGCCATGCGGCGACGTGGTGGAGGCGCAACTCGCGCTCGCCATGGATCCTCGCCATCTTCACGTGCATGTCGACGCAGAAGGTGCAGCCGTTCATCTGCGACGCTCGGAGCTCGACGAGGTCACGGATCGTCTCTTCGATCGCACCGGAGGTGGCCGCGACGTTGAGTTCCGTCAGCTTCTTCAGGAGCTGCGGCGATTGTGCCGCGTAGTCGAGGCGCTGCGCGGGGGAGGTCGGCCCGGTCCCGGGCACTGCGGTTGTCGGGTGTACGTTCATCGGTCTGTCCTTCGGGCGGGTCAGTCTTCGTAGGTGGCGAGCTCGGTCTCGTCCGTGTCGAGGACGAAAACCGCGAGGAGGCGGGCCGGCTCGGTCGCGCTGGCGTTCTCGCTGACGGAGTGGTGGTCGCCGGGGAACTCCGACCAGCTGTCGCCGGCGCGGTAGACGGTGACGGGACCGCCGTTCACCGCGCTGCGGATCGCGCCTTCGAGCACGGTGGCGTAGATGAACGCGGAGTCCGGATGGGTGTGCGCCGGCGACGAGCCGCCGGGCGCATACTCGACGACGATGCCCCTCATGCTCTTGCCCGGCACGTTCGGAAGCGGCTGGTCGTAGACGACCTTCACGGCGGCGTTTTCCGGGCTGTCCGCCGAAGCGGCCGCCGGCAGCAGCAGGATGCCGGCGCCGACAAGAATGGTTCTGATCATGGGTCTGTCTCCACTTTGAAGGTCAGGTGGGTCTTTGAAGGTCAGGCGGGCTGGCGTGCGGCGGGCGGGCGGGAGCCTCGCTGTGCGGCCGGCTTTCCGGTTCGGGCGAGCCAGTCGGCGAGGCGGATGGTGCCGATGCGCGCGCCGTCGCCGGGGACGAGCGAGCGGTCGTCGAGCGTCACGCCGAAGTAGGGGGCGGCTGCGTCCGCAACGACCGGCCGGGGATCGTCGATCGCAGCGAGGTAGCGTTCGACCGCCGCGCTGAGGGGGAGGCGATCCGGCCCCGCGATTTCGACGATGCCGCCCGTCGGCGCGGCGAGCGCGACGTCCGTCATCACGTCGGCGACGTCGTCGGCCGCGATGGGCTGGACCGCCGCCGGCGAAATGCGGAACGTTCCGTCGATGCTGCCGGATTTCGCGATCGCGCCGATGAACTCGAAGAACTGTGTCGAATGGACGATCGTGTAGGGGATGGCGGAGGCCCGGATCAGCTCCTCCTGCGCGAGCTTGCCGCGGAAATAGCCGCTGCCCTGCAGCCGCTCGGTGCCCACGACGGACAGCGCGATGTGATGCGTGACGCCGGCTGCGG
Above is a genomic segment from Acuticoccus sediminis containing:
- a CDS encoding cupin domain-containing protein, translated to MIRTILVGAGILLLPAAASADSPENAAVKVVYDQPLPNVPGKSMRGIVVEYAPGGSSPAHTHPDSAFIYATVLEGAIRSAVNGGPVTVYRAGDSWSEFPGDHHSVSENASATEPARLLAVFVLDTDETELATYED
- a CDS encoding MBL fold metallo-hydrolase; amino-acid sequence: MSLDDISHPARTGPDELVPSRYALRIGEIDVLVVSDGVLPLPTAMLAHNADPAVRAAWLDDMFLPPEAFDWSLNVVMVRSGGRTILIDAGLGLDPDLNLPRAGQLIRRLASAGIDLASVTDVVLTHLHMDHVGGLLVDGVKERLRPDLRIHVAAAEVEFWEAPDFTHAVMPPGFPDALRATARRFVNEYRSRLRPFDDEREIAPGVVVRRTGGHTPGHSVVRLASGGDRLTFAGDAVFAVGFEHPDWHNGFEHDPEEAARVRIRLLTELAATGEQLVATHLPFPSVGRVAVEGDHFRWVPAFWDY
- a CDS encoding SDR family oxidoreductase, translating into MKIVVIGGTGLIGSKTVERLRRRGHEVLAASPASGVDTVTGEGLADALEGATVVIDLANSPSFEDRAVMDFFRTAGRNLLAAEAAAGVTHHIALSVVGTERLQGSGYFRGKLAQEELIRASAIPYTIVHSTQFFEFIGAIAKSGSIDGTFRISPAAVQPIAADDVADVMTDVALAAPTGGIVEIAGPDRLPLSAAVERYLAAIDDPRPVVADAAAPYFGVTLDDRSLVPGDGARIGTIRLADWLARTGKPAAQRGSRPPAARQPA
- a CDS encoding carboxymuconolactone decarboxylase family protein; the encoded protein is MNVHPTTAVPGTGPTSPAQRLDYAAQSPQLLKKLTELNVAATSGAIEETIRDLVELRASQMNGCTFCVDMHVKMARIHGERELRLHHVAAWRESNLFTPRERAALAWAEVLTRMPDGGVPDDTYGRVRTQLSEKEIVDLTFVVVAINAWNRLNVAFRPVPGAYDETYGLAKAGLD